GGTCGAAACAGATAATTCAGTAAAAGCACGGTAGGGGGGTGGTGGTGGAGCGATAGGTAGAGAGGAATCAAAGTCCATATCGGCGACACCGGTTTCGCATTCGTAACGAAAGTGGTTCAGAAGATTGACCATGGCTCCTTCGATATTCTGCAGTTCCATTTGTAACTCGGAAGGCTTAAATGAGAGATCCAGTAATTTGGTATAAAGAACTTCGTAGTCCTTTATCGCTTTTTGAATGGCTTCGCCCGATTGCGCGAGACTATTCGCATCTAAACGAGAGAATCGGTTAAGACTTTCCTCCATTTCGGTCAAAGAGCTCAGGTAGACTGTGATTTGTCTTTTTGCTTCTTCGACCCGCGCGAGATTGATTTGCAATTTTTCGAGTGCTTTTCGAAAATTTCTTTCAACCATGAACTTGACTTGCGCATCGGCTCTTTCGCGAGCTTCTTTTACGGCGTTTTCGGCAGGCGCCAAATATTCGTTTCCCCAACTGCGAGCGGGAAGTCCTAGGCTAATGCAGATGATAATTTTGACAAGCGATTTCATTTTGAACCTCTACTGGATACAAGCTCTCGTGTTTCCGAGAACTCTTGCGCTTCGATCCTTATTTACAAACCCATCTCTCACGAATCGAAATTCGCTTTGCATTTCTCCATTAAGAGCTCCAACATTCTGTGTAATCATTTCGACCATGAGACCTAAAAAGTTAGTAGGATCCGGATTAGAGCTTGAAGACAAGAATCTAAAGTTCATATCAAGCTCGGTGATGGCACGGATACGAGTGTCTTCCATGCTCGCAATAAAGTTGCCGATCTTTGAGGTATCGATCTTTTTTGAGTTGGAGGCGTTGAACTCTCGCAGCAGCTCGAGGAAAACGTTTTGAAACTGCTTCTCCATTTGCGAGAGACCGTCGAGGTCATTGAGGAGCTTATTAGAGCTGACAGACGCGGGTCCGACTGAAAACTTCGACCTAAAGGTCGTGATATCTTTTTTGGCGACAGCATAGGGTGTTGAACTCAGGTCGACTGTGTTTCGAATGATTGTGTAAGCATCTTTAAGTTGTTTAAATTTTTCGGCGCTGTTCCTGACTTGAGAATAAGTTAGACCCTCTTTTTCCCATTTGTAGACCGCATCAAGAAGTGCACGGAGATATTCAAAATTGTGGCTATCAATTTTTCGTCGAGCACGATCCAAAAGATAGGTGGCAAGTTTGAGACCGAGCACTTCTACGTTCTCTCCCGTGTGCGGTAATTTAATGGATGTAGTTGAGCAGTAGGGGGCCACTTCCTCTAAAAAAGACAACGCGACCTCGTGACTTAACATCACGGCGGCGGCTTTAAGATCCCAATTGTATTGACCCGAATCTGGCGACAGCATAATCGCCGAAAGGAGTTGGGTCGTTTTTCTGATATCTTCGAGTGAGGTATATGAAACAAATTTTTTGATATTCTCTGGGGACGACGTAATGCCTAAGATTTGCTTTACTAATTCGAGGCGTTTAAGTCCTTTATTTTTTTGTATTGTTTCTTCGTCTTCCAATTTGCTGAATTCTATGCTTGCTTCACTGAGCTTTTGAAATAAAACTTCGGTGGCCACTAATTTATCGTTTTTCGAAACAAGCGGGTGAAATTCAATTGAAAATTGTCCCGTGACCTCGGAGCCTTTCACTGAGTTTTTATCATCGTATGTGAACTCTTGATAGACATCTGTTTCGGGGGCTCCCCAAATGACCTCCATTGCCTCACGCGCACCTGTCTGGTGATTGGTATTTAAAGACACCATCTTTCCGTCATTAGAAAAAACGGGGCTCAGCATACCCTCATAAGATTTACGCTTAACGATAACCGCCCAGGTATTCTTTGGCATGCGGTAACCAATTCGAAGGCGCCCGCGCATAAAATCTTGATCGGCGGCATAGTTCATTGTGTCCACTGAGCACGTTTTAGCATTGTGGTAATTATACTTACGTACTTGCTGATCTTTCAGGTTGACCTCGACAGTTTCAATTTCGTTCTTAGTTTCAAATCGAGTCTGTAGGGTGAGGGATCGAGTTATAAAAGGCCCAGCCCACGCATCGATGCGAAGTTCGCCGGTTTGTTGAATTCTTTTTTCACCTGCCGCTGAGATGGCGGCGTGGCGATCGACACTTCTAGGTTCGATTTTACCACTCAGTCGACCGCACTTGGCGAATTTGCCGCGTTTCTTATGGGATCCTACGCCTGAGACCATCATTCCCACTTCGAGATTAGACTGCACAAAAGGCTCTGCCCAAACTGGTGTTGCCAAAAGTAAAAGCGATAGCATCATAGTTTTTTTCATCATGGGTTCTCCAAGGCCTTGCGGCCATAAGCTCTTATAAAATCCTGGTAAATCTTTGGGTGGGTTTTTAGGTTGTCTAGGGTTGGAATCGCCTTGTGCCATTTAAGGGCTTGAGTGAACGGCCCAGACATAGAGGTACGGCTAAAAAGACGAATTTTGGAAACTCCATGAGGGAACTTCGCAATATCCACCATTTTTTGGGAGAGCTGTTTGTCTTTTTCAGCATCATAGTATGGGAAATACAGGTTCAAGTTTTTTTCTCTTGTCGGATCATCCTCAGGATCCAACGAATTGTAGGCCATATCGCAGTATCGATTGAATTCCGCAAAATTGATCATTCTCTGGGGATTTAGAGCCTCAGGCACGTCCTCAGGTTTTTCTGTTGTATATTCGAGAGAGTCTAAAGACGAGATCTCTTCCCAAGCTACAGAGCGAGGGGAGTTCGGTTGCTTGAGCTTGAGAGTAGGAATCGATACGACTTGCTCTTGGAAAATATCGGTCTCTAGCAAAGTAAATGTCTGCCGGCTGACCACATCGAAGTAGGAAACGTACTGATTAAAGAGCAGGTGGTTACCTTCGGATCTGGCATCATTTTCTCGAAACTCTTTCCACTGGGGGTGGAAGCGACAGCGCTCGGTGGCCCACTTGTGGGTGAGAACGTGTGCGTCTCGCACTTGAGTCATTGGCACTAGGTGTGTCCACGTGTTGGCCTCCTGTTGGGGAAGATCTTTGATCTCCGCCAAAGCTTTTTTCCAGTCGTCATCAGAGGTTGAGAGTGTGGACAGACCCTTTGCTAAATTTGGAGTTTGCTTCCAGGTCGAGAGATCAAATTCGGGAAACCATTCGGTATCCGTGGCTTTACGGTAGTGGCCGGTGACCTGCCTCTTAAGATAATAGGATTGTGCGCCCTGAGTGAGTTGAAGTATTTCATTGAAAGTGCAAGGAATCGACTTCGATGTGTTGGGTGTTTTCTCCACGATTTGACACCAACCCATGGAAGCTAACGACACATTCACTTGAGAGCCATGGGTGCCCTTGATGATCATCTTGCGGAAGTAGGGTTTGTAGGTTCCCTCGAAGTAGCCCGTGGCAGCTTTATCACCTTCTGGGGCCTTGGCCGGTGGCGTAGAGCTTGAGGCGACTGGAACATGACCTTTATCTGAGGAGCAAGCCACCAGAAGCAAAGTTATCCAAATCCATGAGACGACAGTTTTTTGCATGATTATGAACCCTTGTGTGGAGCACTATTTGGTTGAGCTCTGTAATTAGGAATGGATTGAAGGTCCAAACCCTCTTCTTTTAAAAATTGCTCAGCTGGCTGAATCGTTTCTAAAAGATCCCTTAGAAACAACTTCTTCACTTCGGTAAGATCGCTGGGGATGGTTACTTTTGAGGATTGAGAGTTTTTCTGAAGTTCTAAAATCTTTTCGGATGCTTTTTTCCAATCGTTCATTTCGACGAGACTATTCCAAAGCTGAATTTTTTTAGTGTCCGATAGATTTTTTAATTGTTGAGTTTCGATCTTCATGAGGTCTGCATATTCGCGAAGGGACTCGGCGAGTGTTTGATTTGAATTGAGATTCTCTAGAAGTCGAATCAGTTGTTCGAGGGAGTTTTTGTCGAGACTTTGGAGGAGAGAGTCCATTTCTTGAACTGTCCGGACCTTATCCATTGTATCTGTTGAGAGTTCGTTATTCTTATCTTGAAGCCGCTCGCGCAGGAACATCATTTGCGGGCCATATTCTTTGATAAGGGAGGCGAGATCTTCAATTCTTTGGTGCCTGACCTGCTGACAAACGGGTTGATTGGGCTTGCAGCGCATTTGCTCAAGAAACGCGGCTTGCTGTTCTAAATATCCCAGGCCCTGGAGATAGGCGCGAAGAGCAGGGAGTACGCGACTGGCCGCCGTCGCCGATGGGGTGTCATTGTGTGCGCGAAGGACTTCTTCTGCGGACCCTAGGCTTTGCACAAGAGCTTTTTTTAAAATTAACCACTTGAGAGTGTTTCGAAAATGTTGCTCCGGATTTTCCGGGGTTACATCTGCAAAGGGACTGATGTTCCAGTAACCAGACCTCAGAGTGTTCTCGTTCCAGTCTTGAGGAGCTTCCCAGTTTTCGCCGTTTCCTTTCATCAAAAGTTCGGTCAATTTTTGAAAGGCGTCGGCCATCTGTGGAAATTGGCAGGCTTTAGCGATGAGTGCGGATGGAGTCTGTTGGCCCGACTTCACTTCGCAGACTTTCTTGAGGTAAAGTTTTAAATCATCAAGACGTGAGGCGCCTAGCCCCTCAGGTTGATTCATAAAACTTCTAAAAGATGTCGTTAAATCCTGGTTGGGCGAAGCCGAGTTGGGCCATACGAGTGGACCAGAAAAAATGGTGCTGGCAATCAAGGTCACTTTGAGGAATCGATATTTCGTCATGGACGAGGATACTATAGTAAACTTTTGGTATTTATAAGACGCCTTGTAAAGATTGCCGGTGTTGTCCGGATTCTATACAAATAGAAGAACGCTTTGGGATTTTGTCCGGACCGAGCTCAATCAGTGCCGTAAGATGTCCCTGATTTTTATGCGGGCGACGGAAAAAGGTATTAGTGGAGGTCAGAATCATTATAACCGGGGGAGAGCGGGTCCTTCCTTTGCAACATTGCCCAACGATCGGCGTTCAAGCTTCGCCGACGAACCTTGGAGGACGTATGTTGAAAGCACAAGAAATGCTATTATTGGTTATTTTCTGCTCATGTATATTGGCAGGATCGGCCTTAATGAGCACGTAATGCTTTTCCAAGATCTCGTGGGCGGCATCTGCCGCTCCGAGATCTTGAATTTTTGCCCCTTCCCCATCAAATTCCCCCTCAATCCCTAAAAACTCATTGTCGATTCGCCTAAAAGTTCAATAAGATAGGGCCTAGGGAGAATCATCAATGAAAAAACACCAGGTATTCCTATTCCTTTTCTTTTTTATCTTTAGCTTCAATTCCTACGCGCAAAAAATCGATTGGAATCAGCCCGAAGTGGTTCCCGAAAAGCTGCAGCGAAATAATCGCCGAGTGCTTTTGTTTTCGGGAGTTACTCGCCAGGGCACGCAAATTCGTATTCGCGACAATAAAGTAAAGATGATTTTTTCAAGCTCTAATGTTCGCTGGGCGCGCATACCGCAAAAGCATCGTGTGCAGTTCCCGGTGATCGCCAACGAGACTGGTTACTTTTCGTTTCATCTCTATCTTCCGACCACGGCCGTGGAAATTCCTCTCGAAATCTTTAGCAAAGGGAAGTGGATTCCCTACCGCTTTAGCTTTGAAGTTCCAACCACCGGTCAGGCCGAAGATTTTAAATTTATCGAAGAGAGTTATAAAATTCGTCGCGACGAGGAAAATGTGAAGGTCGAAGATATCCTCGGGGATTATGATCGTCAGTCCGATATGGGACAAGTGGTGAATGACCGCGATGAGTGGAAGTCGTGGGTGACTAAAAAAGTGATCGTTTGGGGAGGCCTGGGCTTATCTTATTACAGCTTTAGCGAAAAACCGACTCCGGGCGATGACCTTGGAACGATCTCCGGTGTGGGATTTCCGATGTTCGAAATTGGCGGGGAGTATCGCTGGGCTTCCGACTGGAAGGCGGATTTGGGGTACATCAACCGCATGGCCGATATCGATCCTGATGGGGCTTACACTTTGCAGAACACCGATTTTAGCTGGGCCGAAATTCGCGGGAACGTGACGTATTATCCTGAATTTGGAGAGAGCGAGACATCTCGCTGGGGCTTTCTCGGTGGGATTCGAATTCATGACTTTCCATTCTTAAAGCAAGTCGGCGCCTCTCAGTACCGCGTTTACAGCAACTCGATCACGTTTATTAGCGCCGGTGTCAGTTACGAGACGATGCGCAAGCAACAGTGGAATTACGAGGCGAGCGCGAGCTTGATGTATCCGGTGGTGGTTGACGACGAATTTGATGTGGACAGTGCCATCGGTTTCCACGCGGGCTTCAATATGGTGAAAGAAATTATCCCGGCTCTCTACCTCGGTGGAAAGTTGGATATGAATTACATTCAGATGGAAGCCACTCACAGACTGGTTCCGATCCCCACAACCACCGTCAATGCGGATGTGACGGCCTGGCACCTCACACCGAGCGTTCTGGTTAAGGCTGAGTTCTAGATGGAAAAACCGCAAGGGTCTGGGCTTTCTAAGTTCAATATCATCCTTGCGGTCTTAGGATCGTTTTATATATTTTTTCTCACCTATGAGATGTCCAAGGATGTTTTTGTTCGACTCGGAGGTCCCACGGTTGAAGTCCAAGGGACGGTGATCGATCAGACGCGAGCCTCGATCACCGTGGAATATAATATGGGTCATCAGCGCTACCAACAAAGGATCTCGCGGGGAATTGTTCGCTTTGCCTTTCCCATGGATCAAGACATATTAGTTTTACTTGTAAAAAAAGACTCTCCGGCGACTGCCATCTTAAACCCGCCCATCGGAGGCTGGATCTTCTGGTCGTTAGATCTTGGATTGATTCTCGCTTACTACGCGATTTGTGTGGGCTGGCTCAGCCGAAGATTTCGCCGAGCTTAGTGGGTGGAGTGTTTGCTTTCCCAAACTTTTATATTGCACTGACCACACGTGGCCGTTTCGGTTAAAGTGTTGGTGCCGTAATCCATCTGGTGGTCGAAGTGAAGTTCGTTTAAACAGAGACAGCAGTGGTTCTGTTGTTCAATAAAAATGTCGAGATCGGTGTAGTTGTCATTGGCATCAATTTTATAAGATTCTTTGCTCATAGTGTCGTCCTCGTTGTTTACAAAAGCCCTATCGGCGCTCTTAGGAATAAGCTGAGGCGCGAGTTGATAGATTCCGTGGACTCTGGACGAGAGTTGTGGGAAAAAACATCCAATGAACTACGCGGACTATCTCAAAGACTTTTACGGCATTGACCACTTTATTCGACCGGGGAAAGCGTCCACCATCGCGGCCTCCGTGGAGGAGCCTCTTTGGCTTTACAATCCGGCGGCTCCGCTAAAGTTTATTGTTCTTAAGGAAGGGGCGGCTCATTTTTCTCCTCAAGAAAAAGATTTGTTCGAGAAAATGATGGGTGCACTTAAAAAGAAACTGACCGACTTGAGTTTGCAAGTCACTACAACTTTAAAAACGGTTGAGACTGACAATGATGTTGTGGTGATGAGTGCTCATCCCACGGAAACGCTCTCTCTCGCTCAGGATCTGGGGTTGGCGATTTCTATCTCTACCTATGATCCTCAAACGCTTCTCAAAAAACCTGAACTTAAAAAAGAAGTTTGGGCTCAAATTCAAACACTTAAATAACAACTGCACAGACTAGACGTGAGTCCGTCGCGAGAGTGATACTCGTCGCCACATCCAAAGTGATCAAGTAATCTTGATGAGATGATCAAATTCTTCGGGTGGATGAGCCTCTTGTTGTTGTCGAGCACGGCTTACGGCCAGGACACGATTCGTGTGCTTCTCGGTCAGGAAAAAATTCTCAGCTTTCAAACATCCTACCCCGTGGAAATGGGGAACAGCACGACTCAGTATTCTTTAGGAACACCCGCCACCTTTAAAGTTGAAAGAAAAAACAAGCAGTGGAATGTGCAGGCTGTATTTGTCGGAGGCCGAAGCAAGTCGTATTCGATTCCTGGTCCAACTTTGATTTTTAATTCTTCGGAAATTCACTGGAAGAAACAGCATCTCCGTCACCCTTTAGTTTTATCGTCTCAAGGGCAAACGATGAATGTGGTCGCTCACATGCCGGTCGACGAATATCTAAGAGGGGTTATTCCCCACGAGATGCCTCCGCTTTGGCCTGCAGAAACTTTAAAAGCTCAGGTTGTGGCCTCGCGCACGTACGCTCTTTGGAAGGCTCAGTCTCAAAAGAACGAAGCTTACGATGTGCAGGCGACCGTGATGGATCAGGTGTTTCGCCTTCCGGCTTCGGGGCAAAAAAAATCTGCCAGTGAAGATCGGGTGGATGATGCGATCGCCGCCACTCATAACCAAGTGCTCGCTACGTCGAACAATAAAATGCTAAAGGCCTACTTTCACGCGGACTGTGGAGGATCAACAGAATCGGCAAAAAGCATCTGGGGCACATCATATATAGATACATCGGCGGCCAAAGATAAGTCCTGTCAACAGCGGAAAGAGAATGAATGGTCGAGCCAATGGGGGCCCGATAAGCTGAGCCACCGGTTGAAGTCCGAATTCTACTTGCCCTCGAGCCTGGAACTGGTCGATGTGATTGTTCGCTCGCGCTTTGCCAGCCAGCGGGTGGAGTCTGTCGATGTGC
This region of Bdellovibrionales bacterium genomic DNA includes:
- a CDS encoding SpoIID/LytB domain-containing protein, translated to MSLLLLSSTAYGQDTIRVLLGQEKILSFQTSYPVEMGNSTTQYSLGTPATFKVERKNKQWNVQAVFVGGRSKSYSIPGPTLIFNSSEIHWKKQHLRHPLVLSSQGQTMNVVAHMPVDEYLRGVIPHEMPPLWPAETLKAQVVASRTYALWKAQSQKNEAYDVQATVMDQVFRLPASGQKKSASEDRVDDAIAATHNQVLATSNNKMLKAYFHADCGGSTESAKSIWGTSYIDTSAAKDKSCQQRKENEWSSQWGPDKLSHRLKSEFYLPSSLELVDVIVRSRFASQRVESVDVLFSKGIFKRLRGEDVRRILGYDKIKSTLFDLRRVGGQWVFSGKGHGHGVGMCQWGARSMAKSGKTYKEILAHYYPQAHLMIQKESSTRTNSLSQNESETYSL